CAATTATTTTTTGACTTCTAAATTACAAAATTGGATTCGAATTACTTCATTATGACTATATCTATTTATCTATATAGCAATATGCATTTTGCTACATTTTTATGTAATAAGGTTCAAGGTTCAGGGTTCAAAGGTTCAGAGTTTCCTCCTTCGTTGAAACTACGGAGACAGGCAGGGTTCAGGGTTGCCCTTCGACTTCGCTCAGGGTGAACGAGTTACAGGTTTAAAAAAGGACTGAGTGCTGAGCTATGAGGACCCGTCTTCGCCCTCTGGGCTACGCCGTGGCACGCCCGTCTTCGCTTTTGCAAGCTTCCGACTCCGCCCTTCGAGCTTGGGGCTTCGCCGAAAGGCTTCCGACTTCGCTCTATGAGCTACGACGGGACAAGTCGACCCCACAAGACGCCGTGACAAGTCGCCGCGGTAAACTGAGGACTGAGTCATATTGCTGCCCTAATAAGCCAGTCGCCAGGGACCAGAAGTCAGTAGCCAGCTGCCAGAAGCCAGTAACCAAACCTATGAACCCTGAACCGGGAACCCGGAACCTTTACTAACAGCTGTATTTATTACAATAAATTTGCTATACTGAAATTTTATGGAATGAACTAAATCCCAGAGCGCCGCATTGGCATTTAGTCTTGCATCGATGGTTGGTCTGCATGTATAAAGGCAGGTCTATTTTTGGCAGCACCACACCTTGATCTTACATTTGGAGGACAATTGAATGAATGATAACAACCGGGTGAAACCACACGGCAATGAACTGGTAAATCTGCTGGTGGATGATGAGCGTGCCCGGCTGCTAAAAGATATCGCGCTAAATTTGCCGGATATTACGTTGAATGAACGACAGATGTGCGATCTGGAAATGCTGGCCACCGGCGGCTTTTCGCCGCTCAAAGGCTATATGATTCGCTCTGATTACGAGTCGGTCGTCGATCGCATGCGGCTGCAAAACGATACCCTGTGGCCCATACCGGTTTGCATGGATATAGACGAATTAAAGGCGCGCAGTTTTGAGGCCGGCCAGTCGGTGGCCCTGCGGGACCCGGAAGGCTATTTGCTGGCCGTGATGCACATTGAAGATCTGTGGCCGGTTGAGCGTGAAAAAGAAGCGCAGCAGGTTTATGGCACGCTTGATCAAACCCATCCGGGCATCGATTATCTGTATAAAGTTTCCGGCGATTATTACATCGGCGGCCAGCTGGAAGTGTTAAGCCCACCGCTTCATTCAGATTTTAAGCAGTTGCGAATGACACCGAGAGAGGTTCGCTCGAACTTTAAAAAATTCGGCTGGAAGCGCATGGTGGCCTTTATGACGCGCAACCCGATTCACCGCCCGCAATATGAAATGACCATGAACGCCATGCGCGATACCAACGCCAACCTTTTACTGCTGCCGATTGCCGGTATGACCAAACCCGGCGATTTTGACCATTACACCCGGGTGCGCTGCTACCGCCGGGTTGCCGAGCACTATCCGCCCGATACTTTTATGCTGAACCTGCTGCCCTTAGCCACCCGCATGTCCGGCCCCCGGGAAGCTTTGCTGCACGCCATTGTCGCTAAAAATTACGGCTGCACCCATTTTATTACCGGGCGGGATCATGCCGGCCCCGGCATGGATTGCAACGGCGATCCCTACTATAAAAGTGACGAAGCCAGCAAACTGACAGAGGAACACAGCGAAGAGATTGGCGTCACAATTGTGCCTTTTGCCGAGATGGTATATCTGCCGTTTGAAGATGAGTTCCGCTGTGCCGACCAGGTGCCGGAGGGCACTCAGTTTATCTCGCTTTCGGGCTCCGATATTCGCGACCGCATCAGAACCGGCCGCAAAATTCCGGAATGGGGAACCTTTCCCGAAGTTGTGGAAGAACTTCATAAAGCCTACCCGCCGCCCCGTAAACAGGGCTTCACCGTATTTCTGACAGGCCTGTCCGGTGCCGGCAAATCCACGATTGCCAGAGTGCTATATGCCCGGTTTCTGGAAATCGGCGATCGCCCGGTCACCTTGCTGGACGGCGATATTGTGCGCCATAACCTGTCCAGCGAGCTGACGTTTTCCAAAGAGCACCGGGATATTAATGTCCAGCGAATTGGATTTGTGGCCAGTGAGATTACCAAAAACCGCGGCATTGCCGTCTGCGCGCCCATTGCGCCTTACACCGCCACTCGATCCGAGATTCGCAAAACCATTGAAGCCTACGGCGGGTTCATGGAGGTGCACGTATCGACGCCGATTGAAGTCTGCGAGAAACGGGATCGTAAAGGAATGTATGCCAAGGCCAGAGCCGGGCTGATCAAAGGCTACACGGGTGTTGACGATCCTTACGAAACACCGCAAGATCCAGAGGTAAGCATCGATACCTCCAATATCACACCGGTGGAGGCCGCTCACCAGATTATTCTTGTGCTGCAGAAAAAAGGTTTCATCTAGAAAGTGACTAAAGTTGGAAGTGACTAAAGTGAGCTAAAGTTATGGATAACAAGGAATTTTCTAAGGAACTCGAAAAGCGTACTCGAAAATTTGCAGTAAAAATAATAAAAATATCAGCTCAGTTACCAAATACCCCGGAAGGCAGGGTCGTTAGAACGCAAATTACAAAAGCAGGATCATCAGTTGGTGCCAATTACAGAGAAGCGAATCGAGCAAGAAGTAAAGCCGATTTTAGAAATAAAATTAGAATCTGTGAAAGCGAGGCCAATGAGACTCAATTTTGGTTAGAGGTTATCGCAGAAATTGGTTGGCTTTCCTGGAAGGAGATACAATCCGAATACGATGAGAGTACCGAACTTCTAGCATTGTTCACATCTATTGGCAGAGGTGCATTATAGGCATCAACACAAAATAAGCTTAGTCACTTTAGCTCACTTTAGTTCACTTTAGTCACTGGTCCAAAAACCTCTGTGCTGTTTAACTGGAATATGTGATTCTAACCGAGAGGCATTTTTTCATGAACATACTGGTAACCGGCGGTGCCGGATATATCGGAGCCCATTGCTGCAAAGCCCTTGCCCAAAAAGGGTATAACCCAGTGACCATCGACAATCTGGTCTACGGACACCAAAATTTTGTTAAATGGGGAGAATTTTTCCAGGGTGACATCGGCAATCCGGCGGATTTAAAAAAATGCTTCAGCCGCTATCAAATCGATGCGGTGATGCACTTTGCCGCTTACGCCTATGTGGGCGAGTCAGTGCAGGACCCGTTGAAGTATTATGAAAACAATCTGCGCAACACCATTGAGCTGCTGCATGCCGTTGTGGCGCATGATGTTCAATATGTTGTTTTTTCTTCTACGTGTGCTACTTACGGCAACCCTGAATATACACCTATTGATGAGCGCCATCCGCAAAACCCCATCAATCCGTATGGCAAGACCAAACGCATGATCGAAGAAATCCTGCAAGATTACGGGGCCGCTTACGGGCTGAAGCATATTAGCTTGCGCTATTTTAACGCAGCCGGTGCCGACCCGGATGGCGAAGTCGGAGAAGATCATGATCCCGAGACCCATTTGATTCCGCTGATACTGGATGCGGCAGCCGGCAGGCGCGAGGACATTAAAGTATTCGGCACTGATTATAAAACGCCCGACGGTACCTGCGTTCGCGATTATATCCATGTGACCGATCTGGCTGAGGCGCACCTTCTGGCCTTGCAGCGCCTGGTGGACGGCGCTGACAGCAGTGCCTACAACCTGGGAAACGGTCAAGGCTTTTCTGTCCTGGAGGTTATCGAGCGCGCGCGAAAAATAACCGCCAAGGATATCGCCGTTGAACATGCCGAGCGACGGCCGGGCGACCCGCCGGTTTTGATCGCATCCAATGAAAAAGCCATCGCCGATCTGGGCTGGAAACCCACCTATGCGGATCTGGATGACATCATCGGTACCGCCTGGCGCTGGCATCAAAATCTTTGAGCCTATGGGGGTCAAAGATTTTAGGTTTCAGTGTTCCAGCCTTCGCTAATAGCTTCGGCGCGGCAAGCAGGTGTCAGGTGTCAGGAAAAAACTTGGGCCTGAGCAGTAAGAAGCGACAGTTTGACTTGTTGATTTTTTTAGACAGGATTTACAGGATCTTTGGGATATTTTTTTCTGGATCACTTTCCGGAAGAAAGTGATCCAACGCAATCCGCTTTCAGCGGAATAAAATGGATATCAAAATTAAGTTTATATAACGCTTGTTGTATAGCAGCTCAAACTAATTAATCTTCCAAGTGTTTAATGTGTTCCAATTTTATTCGCCGCAGGCGATTGAATTTGGGCGCTCTCATCTGGAGAGCGACAAAAAAAGAAAATCCAGTCAATCCAGTAAATCCTGTCAAAGATTTATAATCAATAACAATCTAGATCTTGTATTTAATAAACCTCAGAAGCAGAAAGTGACATGCAGAATACAGACACAAAGCAGCTGATGCGCATTATGATAATCGGTGAAGATGAAAACGAGACCCGTGGGATCGTCGACGCTCTTGTAGCTGATTACAGCATCAGTGTGGTCTCCGGTGTTTCTGCTGCCGCCGAGCGCCTGAAAAACGAAGCCTTTAATGTAATTGTCTTCGATTCAAACGAAGCAGGCGCTGACATGGAAAAAATCATCAAAGACCTTCAACAGCGGGCACCGGCAACACCCATCATCGTCAGCGGTCCTTTGCAGGATGCACAGCTGATTGTGAAGGCCGTCAAAGCCGGCGCTGCCGATTTTTTAACCAAGCCGCTGGTTGCTGAAAAATTGCGCCTTGCCGTGGGGAAGGCCATCGAGACGCGCAGCCTCAAAAATGAAATCGATTATCTTAGACGACAGCAGGATGTTGCCTACGATTATGAGCGGATTATTGCCGAGAGCCCGTCGATGAAAGTGGTTATGGACAGTATCAAGCGGATGGCGCACGCGGAATCCACTATTTTAATGACCGGCGAAACCGGCACGGGTAAGAGCTTTCTTTCCGGCAACATTCACTTCAACAGCCCCCGGCGCCATAAACCCTTCATCAAGGTTAATTGTGCCAATATTCCCGAGACCTTGCTGGAAAGCGAACTTTTCGGCCACGAAAAAGGCGCTTTCACCGGGGCAGACAAGCTTCGAATCGGGCGTTTTGAGCAGGCCGACGGGGGCACATTGTTCTTAGATGAGTTTTGTGAGTTGGGTTTTGAATTGCAGGCCAAACTGCTGCGGGTGCTGGAGGAAAAAACGTTTGAGCGCCTGGGCAGCAGTCAAAGCATTAAGGTCAACACACGGATCATCGCGGCCACAAATCGTGACATCGAAACCATGGTGCAGGAAGGAAAATTTCGCGAAGATCTTTATTATCGCATTAACGTTCTGCGTATTCATCTGCCCCCGCTGCGAGAGCGGATCGAATGCATCGAGCCGCTGGCCGACCATCTGATCGAACGGCTGTCTCACATGGTAAAAAAGAAAATTACCAGTCTGTCACCGGAAGTTCTGGTGCTGCTCAAGACTTATCCGTGGCCTGGTAATATTCGCGAACTGTCCAACACGATTGAAAGAGCCATTTATCTATCTGACGGTGATCGCATCGAGGCTGTGCACGTCTCCATTCCAAAGCTTAACAAAAAGGCGGCGCCGGCTGCTGCGACTCCGCCATCCACACAACTGCGACTTTCAGATGATGAAGAAAAGAAGCTCATTTGCAGCGCACTTGAGAAACATCTTTGGATTCAGAAAGATGCTGCCCGCGAGTTGGGGCTGACCCCCCGCGCTCTGAATTACCGCATTAAAAAGCTTGGGATTACCCACCAGCGCTGGCGCAAGAACAAATGAAAGCCGTCCTAAAAATGCATCTAACGGCCAATGGCTGCGTTATAAACCGATTCGAAATGCTCGAATACTATCGTGTATGCTCCACTTTCGAATCGGTTTACGCCTTGCCCTTGAGCGTGATCTACGATTTTTAGGACGGCTTTTAATTTTTTACAACAGAAATTCTAAGGTCGCTTGTATAATGAGACTTCTTGGTTCCTTTTGGTCCCGCTAATGGTCGCTGGCTTCTTGTCATTCATTAATACTCAGTCCTCATAGCTCAGCACTCAGTCCTTTTTTAAACCCTGAACCCTGGACGGTGAACCTCTCAGAACCTTTAGTATAAACTATCGTCGTTTCATGATCTTATCAAAGGCATAGATGCCAAGGCCTACCAGCGCCAGGTTGAAAAGGGCATAAAAGATTAGGTGCCAGAATACCGAACTGCTGGCGGATGTGGTGATAAAGCAGCCGCCGCCACCACCGCCGCCCGAGCTGCTGGAGGCCGCGCCGGCCTGGTAGCCTGAAAAATGATAGACTTGTATTTCAATTGTCGGTGGAACGGTATTGTTATGGTTGACGCGGGAGCCGGGCACCACCTGGCCCACACCGCCGGCCCGCACGATGCCGGCGGCATCCATCGCCAATACCCAGCTGTTGCCGTCATAATAATAGATGTTGAGCCCGCCGACATTATTGTATCCG
This genomic interval from Desulfobacterales bacterium contains the following:
- a CDS encoding bifunctional sulfate adenylyltransferase/adenylylsulfate kinase; translation: MNDNNRVKPHGNELVNLLVDDERARLLKDIALNLPDITLNERQMCDLEMLATGGFSPLKGYMIRSDYESVVDRMRLQNDTLWPIPVCMDIDELKARSFEAGQSVALRDPEGYLLAVMHIEDLWPVEREKEAQQVYGTLDQTHPGIDYLYKVSGDYYIGGQLEVLSPPLHSDFKQLRMTPREVRSNFKKFGWKRMVAFMTRNPIHRPQYEMTMNAMRDTNANLLLLPIAGMTKPGDFDHYTRVRCYRRVAEHYPPDTFMLNLLPLATRMSGPREALLHAIVAKNYGCTHFITGRDHAGPGMDCNGDPYYKSDEASKLTEEHSEEIGVTIVPFAEMVYLPFEDEFRCADQVPEGTQFISLSGSDIRDRIRTGRKIPEWGTFPEVVEELHKAYPPPRKQGFTVFLTGLSGAGKSTIARVLYARFLEIGDRPVTLLDGDIVRHNLSSELTFSKEHRDINVQRIGFVASEITKNRGIAVCAPIAPYTATRSEIRKTIEAYGGFMEVHVSTPIEVCEKRDRKGMYAKARAGLIKGYTGVDDPYETPQDPEVSIDTSNITPVEAAHQIILVLQKKGFI
- a CDS encoding four helix bundle protein — translated: MDNKEFSKELEKRTRKFAVKIIKISAQLPNTPEGRVVRTQITKAGSSVGANYREANRARSKADFRNKIRICESEANETQFWLEVIAEIGWLSWKEIQSEYDESTELLALFTSIGRGAL
- the galE gene encoding UDP-glucose 4-epimerase GalE, which translates into the protein MNILVTGGAGYIGAHCCKALAQKGYNPVTIDNLVYGHQNFVKWGEFFQGDIGNPADLKKCFSRYQIDAVMHFAAYAYVGESVQDPLKYYENNLRNTIELLHAVVAHDVQYVVFSSTCATYGNPEYTPIDERHPQNPINPYGKTKRMIEEILQDYGAAYGLKHISLRYFNAAGADPDGEVGEDHDPETHLIPLILDAAAGRREDIKVFGTDYKTPDGTCVRDYIHVTDLAEAHLLALQRLVDGADSSAYNLGNGQGFSVLEVIERARKITAKDIAVEHAERRPGDPPVLIASNEKAIADLGWKPTYADLDDIIGTAWRWHQNL
- a CDS encoding sigma-54 dependent transcriptional regulator; its protein translation is MQNTDTKQLMRIMIIGEDENETRGIVDALVADYSISVVSGVSAAAERLKNEAFNVIVFDSNEAGADMEKIIKDLQQRAPATPIIVSGPLQDAQLIVKAVKAGAADFLTKPLVAEKLRLAVGKAIETRSLKNEIDYLRRQQDVAYDYERIIAESPSMKVVMDSIKRMAHAESTILMTGETGTGKSFLSGNIHFNSPRRHKPFIKVNCANIPETLLESELFGHEKGAFTGADKLRIGRFEQADGGTLFLDEFCELGFELQAKLLRVLEEKTFERLGSSQSIKVNTRIIAATNRDIETMVQEGKFREDLYYRINVLRIHLPPLRERIECIEPLADHLIERLSHMVKKKITSLSPEVLVLLKTYPWPGNIRELSNTIERAIYLSDGDRIEAVHVSIPKLNKKAAPAAATPPSTQLRLSDDEEKKLICSALEKHLWIQKDAARELGLTPRALNYRIKKLGITHQRWRKNK